The stretch of DNA CCGTGGAATGGTGTCATGTTGTTGGGAGCGATGGACAGGCGGCAAAGTATCCCAATCTCGGCTATAGAATGGAAAAAGTCTCCGCAAAGAAAGCCAATGCCTACGTGGGGATCAGTGTGAGTCCTGAGGAGACAGCCCAGCTGCTCAACAAGATGTATCTTAATACAACAGTTCTTGAAGATGGGGATGAGTTATCTGTGGAGATTCCTCCAACACGTCATGACATTATCCACGCTTGCGATATCTACGAGGATGTGGCCATTGCCTACGGATACAACGCCATCCGGAAATCTCTGCCGGCTACCACGCACATTGGCCGTCAGTATCCACTCAACAAACTCACTGAACAACTCAGGGAGCAAGTTGCCCAAGCTGGATTCACTGAAGCTCTCACATTTTCTCTAGTAagtctttgttttttttctccagtGAGCTTAGAAACactaaaatgtttatttttttcagtgttccCGGGATGATATTTCCACAAAGTtggggaagaaaattgaaagcatTAATGCGGTGCACATTTCTAATCCCAAAACTTTAGAATTTCAAGTTGGGCGCACAACCCTCATTCCGGGGCTACTGAAGACACTTGCAGCGAACAAAAAGATGCCTCTTCCGATGAAACTCTTTGAGATTTCGGATGTAATCCTGGCTGATGAGGAGGCAGAGGTCAACGCGAGGAATGAGCGGCGTATCTGTGCTGTAAATTGCAACAGGAATGCTGGATTTGAGGTTGTGCATGGGCTGCTGGATCGTGTCATGCAACTCCTTGAAGTGCCTTGGAAGGGAGACAATGGATACTGTCTTGAGGCGACTGACGATGCTACCTTCTTCCCCGGACGGTGTGCTGCTATCATGTATCGAGGTGCCCGGATTGGGACAATCGGTGTCCTTCATCCAACGGTTTTGCACGCATTTGAACTTACCAATCCCTGCTCCCTCATGGAGTTCACAATTGAGCCCTTTGTCTAATTTATTCAAGCaacaaaacaaagaaataaaacatagCTAAAAACGAGGCTttaatgagagattttttttattcaacctCATCGGATCGTACGACAGGATGTGAGAGAGGGATCATTGCTTTCTTGTATTCATCTCTTGCAAGGGATTTCCGCATATCGAATGCATCTTCATCTGGATCCCCGGAGTAGTAATCTAGGACTGTTCTATATATTATGTAGCCCAGGTTGGAGTACATATTGATGGCTATCTTATTGCTAACTCGTACAAAGAGATCTACGAAGAATGCCATTTTCTTGTTTGAAACATCCTCCAGGAACTTCATTAGGGTAGCTGCTAGGCCCAAGCGTCCTGGAAATAGGAAGGaaacaattaatttcattgcagAGCGCTCTGGGAGAGCCGGAAGGAGACTCACTGTAGTCCGTGGAGACAGTAAGGGCAGTCACATGTCCATGCCAATTCTCAAGGTGTCCCTCGGATTTCCCCATAATGTAACCCATTATCTCCCCCAAGGGGGATTCCACAACCTCCTGCAAATAAGGGAAGAGAGCCTTTAATACGCTGCAGATCAGTGGAACATTCAGATTggttttcttacaaaatattcCGGCCATTGAGCTAAATAGGTGAGATAGAAAGACAATCCATAGGTTTCCGTTAAATGATCCAAATTAACATTATTGAAGTGAAACATATCATTGCAGGTAAATGGCCTAAGAACAGACATTCTGTCTCCCtcgcagaaaaaaatccaatccGTCAAAAAGTTACCAGAATTTCCGGCCTAACCTAGTAGATGTTGTTTGACACCTAATTTGGAATCAAATTTTCATCCAAGGGGTACTTCACTGCCACGAGTCAATAATTTGACACAGAATCAGGCGGAATCGGCACGCAgggggaaaattttcttttgaaaatatcacatttatttctttctttgtttttttttgcaagcatttaaaaattgtttacaaaacagagattgaatttttctaaagaaattcccaattttgagatttttccctCTAAACTTTGGCGAAGAAATCGCTGGAATTTTGTTtagaaagcattttttttcgaaaggTCAATATAATGTAAATTGATTcgaatttaaaagaaagtaGAATCAGATGGAAAAGAGTTGAGTGGAATCACGAGTGAATCTGAATCATATTTCAGTGAAGTACCCTTTAGAcctccattttctttttgctgtgTGAACGGATATctaatttttggtaaaattcCCTGAGAAAAAGTGTCGTGCGGTGTTG from Lutzomyia longipalpis isolate SR_M1_2022 chromosome 1, ASM2433408v1 encodes:
- the LOC129790412 gene encoding N-alpha-acetyltransferase 20, translated to MSVLRPFTCNDMFHFNNVNLDHLTETYGLSFYLTYLAQWPEYFEVVESPLGEIMGYIMGKSEGHLENWHGHVTALTVSTDYRRLGLAATLMKFLEDVSNKKMAFFVDLFVRVSNKIAINMYSNLGYIIYRTVLDYYSGDPDEDAFDMRKSLARDEYKKAMIPLSHPVVRSDEVE
- the LOC129789329 gene encoding phenylalanine--tRNA ligase beta subunit, whose translation is MPTIGIKRDLLFESLGQKYTDYEFQTLCFAFGLELDEVTSEKQMLTKEQGDNVALENASEEIIYRIDIPANRYDLLCLEGLVSALLVFQNKIKQPRFRVVDPVGGEPQVLTVTESTGLVRPYVVAAVLRNITFTADSYNSFIDLQDKLHQNICRKRTLASIGTHDLDTIQGPFVYDAKAPADIKFIPLNQKKEMNGGELMEFYSTHAQLKQYLPIIRDSPVYPVIYDANGVVLSLPPIINGDHSKITLNTKNVFIEITALDLTKAKIVLDTLVCMFSSHCQEQFTVEWCHVVGSDGQAAKYPNLGYRMEKVSAKKANAYVGISVSPEETAQLLNKMYLNTTVLEDGDELSVEIPPTRHDIIHACDIYEDVAIAYGYNAIRKSLPATTHIGRQYPLNKLTEQLREQVAQAGFTEALTFSLCSRDDISTKLGKKIESINAVHISNPKTLEFQVGRTTLIPGLLKTLAANKKMPLPMKLFEISDVILADEEAEVNARNERRICAVNCNRNAGFEVVHGLLDRVMQLLEVPWKGDNGYCLEATDDATFFPGRCAAIMYRGARIGTIGVLHPTVLHAFELTNPCSLMEFTIEPFV